One Xenopus tropicalis strain Nigerian chromosome 8, UCB_Xtro_10.0, whole genome shotgun sequence genomic window carries:
- the mbip gene encoding MAP3K12-binding inhibitory protein 1 (The RefSeq protein has 2 substitutions compared to this genomic sequence), translated as MALSEKRQPETAGEGGAVAQSYEELLRGTLLALQRCTQQLKVTESSVRFDVDWGNLQCLPDAKPVLLCSLLQQHISDIQPLMDKLQALVYEEVQPNDNSAKTEESGLEKADLATAGKVMPESNPGESLQTSDGFDPSVVQIKAKKSEIDRRILAFIERKQAEINENNVREFCNVIDCNQENSCARTDAVFTPYPGFKSHIKVSRVVNTYGPQTRNDNTAAPRLRANPVQLDCGNQAVEERLQNIECHLRLQRSGPVPKDVYQRIKSLEDKILELEGISPEYFHSLDVSKKRKALQTSESYSLAEIDQKIKTLKQSLLQKSSRFHADTMQT; from the exons ATGGCTCTCTCAGAGAAGCGGCAGCCGGAGACGGCAGGGGAAGGAGGTGCAGTTGCGCAGAGCTATGAGGAGCTGCTGAGGGGGACGCTTCTTGCTTTGCAGCGCTGTACCCAACAG CTTAAGGTGACTGAAAGTTCTGTGAGATTTGATGTTGACTGGGGCAATCTTCAGTGCCTGCCAGATGCGAAGCCGGCATTGCTTTGCTCACTTCTTCAGCAGCACATCTCTGACATTCAG CCTCTTATGGACAAGCTGCAGGCTCTGGTGTATGAAGAAGTTCAGCCAAATGATAACTCTGCAAAAACAGAAGAAAGTGGCCTAGAGAAGGCTGACCTTGCAACTGCTGGAAAAGTTATGCCAGAATCTAATCCAGGCGAATCCTTACAAACCAGTGATGGTTTTGACCCCTCAGTTGTACAAATTAAGGCAAAAAAATCAGAG ATCGACAGAAGGATATTGGCATTCATCGAGAGAAAGCAAGCTGAGATCAATGAAAACAACGTCCGGGAGTTCTGCAATGTTATTGATTGTAATCAAG AAAACAGCTGTGCCAGAACAGATGCAGTTTTTACTCCATATCCTGGATTCAAGAGTCATATTAAAG TCTCTAGAGTTGTGAACACTTACGGACCACAAACTAGAAATGATAACACAGCAGCTCCAAGGTTAAGAGCAAATCCTGTCCAACTTGACTGTGGGAATCAGGCTGTTGAAGAGAGACTCCAAAACATTGAATGTCACTTGCGATTGCAGAGAA GTGGACCTGTACCAAAAGATGTGTACCAGAGAATTAAAAGTCTAGAAGACAAGATACTGGAGTTAGAAGGCATTTCACCAGAATATTTTCATTCTTTA gATGTTTCCAAAAAGAGAAAAGCACCCCAAACATCAGAG AGCTATTCGTTGGCAGAAATTGATCAGAAGATTAAAACTCTCAAACAGTCCCTTCTGCAAAAGAGCAGCAGGTTCCATGCAGACACAATGCAGACTTGA